The DNA region AGGACGAAGGGCCACCAAGAGACGAAGGGCGAAGGTGGAAAGTCAGAGCGGAGGGCTCGCGCCCTTCGACCGTCCTGACTTCCCTCCTTCGCCCTTCGAGGCCTTCGACCTTCCCGCCCTGCCTTCTTTCCTTCTACCCTTCTACTCTTCTCCCCTTCTCTTCACGCGGCCCGCGCGGCGGTCTGGGGCCGCGGCGCTCGCCGCGCTCCTCTCGCGGGTCGTCGAACCGTCGGCAGGCGGCGGCGAAGCGGCGTTCGAGCTCGGCGGCCTCGGGGCCGCCCAGCGGACCGAGGCGGCTCCAGGCGTTGCGTGCCACGCGCACCGACTCCTGGGCAGCGCGCCGCTTGGTCTGGTCGTCGACGCGACCGCCGATGGTGTTGGACGCCAGCGCTTCCTTGAGCATGGTCGCCAGCGCCGCGGCAGGCGCGGCCTGCACCGCCGCCTGCGGCGCCTGCTGCGGCACGCCGAGCTGCTCGACCTGCTGCACCAGCTCGGTCATGCGCCCCCGCGTCGTGGACGGGTCGAAGATCGAGTGGCGGAACGCCTCCGGATAGCGTTCGAGCAGCGTCGCGGCGGCCGCGGCGAAACGGTCCTGCATCGGAGTCACCACGTCGCGCGGCAGCGGCGGGCCCGAACGCCAGGCGTGCCAGGCCTGCTCGGCCCTGGCCAGCACCGCGGCGCCGTCCTGCGCCTCGCCCTCGGCAGCGGCAAGCGCCTCGAAATCGGCCAGCGCCTGTTCGCGACCGACGCGCCGGCTGTCGAACTCCACCTGATGGCGGTTCTTGTAGCGCTCGAAGAAGCGATCGCACGCGGCCCGGAACTTCAGCCACAGCTGCTCGGACTTCTGGCGCTTCACCGGCCCGCTGGCCTTCCACGAGGCCTGCAGCGCCTTGATCTTCTCGACGCCGGCCTGCCAGTCGGTCGAGTCGGCGATCGCCTCGGCCTGCGCGATCAGGTCTTCCTTGACTGCCTGGTTGGCGCTCCACACGTCCTTGCGCTGCGCCAGATCTTCCTTCCGGCGGGTGAAGAACCGGTCGCACGCGGCGCGGAAGCGGTTGTTCAGCGCCTTGCCTTCCTCGCCACGGGGCGCATGCCCGAGGCTGTTCCAGCGCTGCTGCAGCGCCTTGAGCGCATCGGCCGTCTTGAGCCAGTCGGAGGACTCCGACAGCGCTTCGGCCTGCTCGGCCAGCTGCGCCTTCTCCTGCAGCACGGCCGCGTCCTCGACCTGCCGCTGCGCGAACCAGGCGTCGGCACGGGCCTGCGCGGCGTCGGCGCCGGCCTTGAACCGCTGCCACAGCGCGTCGCCCTCCGCACCGCGGGGGCCCGCACTGGCCTGTTTCCAATGGGCCCGCAGATCCTTGAGTTGCCTGGCGACCTCGGCCAGCGCCTCCACCTGGGCGAGCGCTTCGACCTTCTCGCACAGCTCCTGCTGCACGGTGGCATTGGCCCAGCGCTTCCAGTCGTCGGCGCTGCGCAGGTCGCGGACCACGTCCATCAGCCGCGCCTGCACCTTCTTCAGTCGCTCGACCACACCGGACTGATCGTCACGCGACGGCAACGCGCCCAACTGCTCGGCGGTCGTGCGAGCGTCGCGCAACGCCTGATCGGCGTCCTTGAGGGGCAAGT from Luteitalea sp. TBR-22 includes:
- a CDS encoding DUF349 domain-containing protein — protein: MSLFDRFRQPKWKHADAAVRLEAVNELGDDAQDVLRTLAREDADPGVRRRAVARVEDIATLASVARGDMDEGVRAEARKLLMDLATDGGDEAEGLQALAGLDDERDLAVIARTTEAEAVGLAALRRLSAPRLVGSVAGRAVASGIRLAALALIADPAERLLVALNSEHKDVALSALESLSDADALEQVANRAKNKLVARRARARLREQQPAPVEAPAPAGELSRERLCDMVEGLVHDVRPEAIQAPLDAAIEAWQQLTPGDGDASLLQTRFDAAVAAARARLEQLLAEAAAARAEAEARAAQDAGRVEVCATLEGYAGDDIEDAVTAAQAAWGALDAEHEPGSDAVNQRFLAAIAAQRARLAARLANAERHAQLAALAEEAEQLASDDDLASAHKRWADLLKRWTSLAQDGTAVDPVLVSRVKAAEGTIATRTAAVREQESAARAENLKRALESVERLEAVAAREDLPLKDADQALRDARTTAEQLGALPSRDDQSGVVERLKKVQARLMDVVRDLRSADDWKRWANATVQQELCEKVEALAQVEALAEVARQLKDLRAHWKQASAGPRGAEGDALWQRFKAGADAAQARADAWFAQRQVEDAAVLQEKAQLAEQAEALSESSDWLKTADALKALQQRWNSLGHAPRGEEGKALNNRFRAACDRFFTRRKEDLAQRKDVWSANQAVKEDLIAQAEAIADSTDWQAGVEKIKALQASWKASGPVKRQKSEQLWLKFRAACDRFFERYKNRHQVEFDSRRVGREQALADFEALAAAEGEAQDGAAVLARAEQAWHAWRSGPPLPRDVVTPMQDRFAAAAATLLERYPEAFRHSIFDPSTTRGRMTELVQQVEQLGVPQQAPQAAVQAAPAAALATMLKEALASNTIGGRVDDQTKRRAAQESVRVARNAWSRLGPLGGPEAAELERRFAAACRRFDDPREERGERRGPRPPRGPREEKGRRVEG